A region from the Silene latifolia isolate original U9 population chromosome 7, ASM4854445v1, whole genome shotgun sequence genome encodes:
- the LOC141590949 gene encoding uncharacterized protein LOC141590949, which translates to MSSNKRLTEPFNEKVRARIFGLSSGSNSSISGSEHEGEYGLVSPSPSPSPCLSYLVQNFLEDEPSESDNHNHNTDAKPSLASSSDSDSDEILRSDPTALINEVINPTVYNNADCYRNKLVAQVTKATEIFSFFRKSNKAMFHRNLMAYLREIGYDAGVCKTNWTSSGNLKAGNYEFLDVISPETRVRYIIDTEFSGEFEIARESPSYEKLRKSLPRVFVSKPDDTKTIVRLMCDEARRSMKISGLSLPPWRKNRYMQMKWFGPYRRSTSHFAAATTVVSKAAVSGFPVKCRAVGFDVAGDSGLFMFPPVTRTR; encoded by the coding sequence atgtcgAGTAATAAGCGGTTAACCGAACCGTTTAACGAGAAGGTACGAGCGAGGATATTCGGGTTAAGTAGTGGTAGTAACAGTAGTATTAGCGGAAGCGAACACGAAGGTGAATACGGCCTCGTATCACCTTCGCCATCGCCTTCGCCTTGCTTATCATACCTAGTCCAGAACTTTCTAGAAGATGAGCCGAGCGAGTCGGATAACCATAACCACAACACGGACGCGAAGCCGAGTCTAGCGAGCTCGTCCGATTCTGACTCGGACGAAATACTCCGATCAGATCCGACGGCGTTAATTAACGAGGTGATTAATCCAACGGTGTATAACAATGCGGATTGTTATCGTAATAAGCTTGTAGCTCAAGTTACTAAAGCGACGGAAATATTTTCGTTTTTTAGAAAGAGTAACAAAGCGATGTTTCATCGCAATTTAATGGCGTACCTTCGAGAAATCGGTTACGACGCCGGCGTGTGTAAAACTAACTGGACATCATCCGGTAACCTAAAAGCCGGAAATTACGAGTTTCTCGACGTTATATCGCCGGAAACTCGCGTCAGATACATTATCGACACCGAGTTTTCCGGCGAGTTTGAGATCGCTCGCGAGTCACCGAGTTACGAGAAATTGAGAAAATCATTACCGCGAGTTTTCGTCTCTAAACCTGACGATACGAAAACAATCGTACGATTGATGTGCGATGAAGCGCGAAGATCGATGAAGATCAGCGGTTTATCGTTACCGCCATGGAGGAAGAATAGATATATGCAGATGAAGTGGTTCGGTCCGTACCGTAGGAGTACTAGTCATTTTGCGGCGGCGACGACGGTTGTTTCTAAGGCGGCGGTGAGTGGTTTTCCGGTGAAATGTAGGGCGGTAGGGTTTGATGTCGCCGGAGATAGCGGTCTGTTTATGTTTCCTCCGGTGACTAGGACAAGATAG